One segment of Salvia splendens isolate huo1 chromosome 20, SspV2, whole genome shotgun sequence DNA contains the following:
- the LOC121781434 gene encoding protein FAR1-RELATED SEQUENCE 5-like, producing the protein MIKTTSISESENSFYKKFLKPRANIAEFYLNFNHAFEFQRNSRTTLDYHDATALPILATTLPFEKHASTLYTDSMFKKIQEEIVEGNERCRVLGFSSGEMVDTYKLGDSKRNSYVSVMIRMMILTHANANYSVGRVICAAISFFLFRNNEVKKSQINIVKADG; encoded by the coding sequence ATGATTAAGACTACGTCCATATCCGAATCGGAAAACAGCTTCTACAAAAAATTTCTGAAGCCCCGAGCTAACATTGCTGAATTCTACTTGAATTTCAACCACGCCTTTGAATTCCAACGGAACAGTAGAACAACGTTGGACTACCACGATGCCACTGCCCTGCCCATACTAGCCACTACTCTGCCATTCGAGAAACATGCTTCAACGTTGTACACCGACAGTATGTTCAAGAAAATACAAGAAGAAATTGTTGAGGGTAACGAAAGATGCCGCGTGCTTGGATTTTCATCCGGAGAAATGGTTGACACGTACAAGCTTGGGGACAGCAAGCGCAATTCATATGTTTCCGTCATGATAAGAATGATGATACTTACTCATGCGAATGCAAACTATTCGGTCGGCAGGGTTATTTGTGCAGCcatatctttttttttgttccggaacaatgaagtgaaaaaatcCCAGATAAATATTGTGAAAGCAGATGGATGA
- the LOC121781433 gene encoding protein FAR1-RELATED SEQUENCE 5-like yields MRKVDDVTTWYYVVCNREGKKKSDEDDQLNARFGFSIKRRRLSKRCGCKASISFKFLSKAGLPGYIIQEFNEAHNHHMVLKEILGGFDLVGCTVGDIRDASRDIKAYAHGFDVQMVLHDMAKIKEMSEAFKYHYGVNASNQFVALFWCDCLMKRNYHMFGDIVAFDSTYNTNRYYMIFTPFTVKDNHGRHVTFAAGLVCSEKTRAFAWLFRHFVECMGVAPKMIVTYQDLGLRSAIEEVPVGNRHCWCMWHIMHKLANKVPNRLLRDDEFKKEFNACVWSDLVEPDEFEEEWNRLVEHHRLEDVDWFTTLYEYRQFWIPAYFRDFPLG; encoded by the exons ATGAGGAAGGTGGACGATGTCACAACCTGGTATTACgttgtatgcaatagggaaggcaAGAAGAAGTCAGACGAAGATGACCAATTGAATGCACGGTTTGGTTTCTCTATCAAGCGCAGACGGTTATCCAAGCGTTGTGGTTGTAAAGCGAGTATATCATTCAAGTTTTTATCTAAAGCAGGATTACCAGGTTATATTATCCAGGAGTTCAACGAGGCTCATAACCATCACATG GTGTTGAAGGAAATTCTCGGTGGGTTTGACCTAGTTGGTTGCACTGTCGGGGATATCAGGGATGCTTCTCGAGATATCAAAGCATACGCACATGGATTTGATGTGCAAATGGTGTTGCATGATATGGCTAAGATTAAGGAAATGTCTGAGGCGTTCAAATATCACTACGGAGTTAATGCTTCTAACCAGTTTGTTGCTCTATTTTGGTGTGACTGTCTGATGAAGAGGAATTACCACATGTTTGGTGATATTGTGGCCTTTGACTCCACGTACAACACAAACAG GTACTATATGATCTTCACTCCTTTCACTGTAAAGGATAATCATGGAAGACATGTAACCTTCGCGGCCGGATTGGTGTGCAGCGAGAAAACAAGGGCATTTGCTTGGTTGTTCAGACATTTCGTCGAATGCATGGGTGTAGCACCCAAGATGATTGTTACATATCAAGATTTGGGCTTGAGATCAGCTATTGAAGAGGTTCCAGTTGGCAATCGCCACTGTTGGTGTATGTGGCATATAATGCATAAGTTGGCCAACAAGGTTCCTAACAGGTTGCTGAGGGACGACGAGTTCAAGAAGGAATTCAATGCTTGCGTGTGGTCGGACCTGGTAGAACCTGACGAATTTGAGGAGGAGTGGAATAGATTGGTGGAACATCATCGGCTGGAGGACGTTGACTGGTTCACCACATTGTATGAGTATAGGCAATTCTGGATACCGGCATACTTTAGGGATTTTCCTCTGGGATAG